In Phenylobacterium zucineum HLK1, one DNA window encodes the following:
- the uvrA gene encoding excinuclease ABC subunit UvrA, whose protein sequence is MADHQNFIRVRGAREHNLKDVSVDIPRGELVVLTGLSGSGKSSLAFDTIYAEGQRRYVESLSAYARQFLELMSKPDVDLIEGLSPAISIEQKTTSRNPRSTVGTVTEIHDYMRLLWARVGVPYSPATGLPIESQTVSQMVDKLAAIEEGARLYLLAPVVRGRKGEYRKEIAEWQKAGFQRLKIDGEFYPIEDAPALDKKFKHDIDVVVDRLVAKPGLESRYADSLETALRLADGIAVAEWADVAPGETEPRRLIFSEKFACPVSGFTISEIEPRLFSFNNPYGACPVCDGLGAKLAFDADMVVPDKDKSLHKGAIAPWAKGPSPLYTQTLQALSRHYGFSMDEPFWKLPEAARKVILFGSGDEKIRFIYDDNARKYEVNKTFEGVLPNLERRWRETDSSWVREELGRYQSETPCEACTGYRLKPEALAVKIAGKHIGEVSTLSIRHAGEWFQALDGQLTEKQMEIARRILKEINDRLRFLVNVGLDYLNLSRGSGTLSGGESQRIRLASQIGSGLTGVLYVLDEPSIGLHQRDNTRLLTSLKGLRDLGNSVLVVEHDEEAILTADHVIDMGPAAGVHGGEIIAQGKPDDIMANPRSVTGQYLSGAREISVPDQRRPFSKKKMLRVIGASGNNLKAITGEIPIGTFTCITGVSGGGKSTFTIETLYKAAARRLHNASDAPAPHERIEGLEHFDKVIDIDQSPIGRTPRSNPATYTGAFQPIRDWFAGLPEAKARGYGPGRFSFNVKGGRCEACQGDGLIKIEMHFLPDVYVTCDVCHGRRYNRETLEVMFKGKNIADVLDMTVEEAADFFKAVPPIREKMETLKRVGLGYVKVGQQATTLSGGEAQRVKLSKELSRRATGKTLYILDEPTTGLHFEDVKKLLEVLHELADQGNTVVVIEHNLDVVKTADWIVDFGPEGGDGGGEIVAAGSPEDVAANPRSWTGRYLAELLERHRERSGARKKALVGA, encoded by the coding sequence ATGGCCGACCATCAGAACTTCATCCGCGTGCGGGGCGCGCGCGAGCACAACCTCAAGGACGTCAGCGTCGACATCCCGCGCGGCGAGCTGGTCGTCCTGACCGGCCTGTCGGGCTCGGGCAAGAGCTCGCTCGCCTTCGACACCATCTACGCCGAGGGCCAGCGCCGCTATGTCGAAAGCCTGTCGGCCTATGCGCGCCAGTTCCTGGAGCTGATGAGCAAGCCGGACGTGGACCTCATCGAGGGCCTCTCGCCGGCCATCTCCATCGAGCAGAAGACCACCAGCCGCAATCCGCGCTCCACCGTCGGCACGGTGACCGAGATCCACGACTACATGCGCCTGCTGTGGGCGCGGGTCGGGGTTCCCTACTCGCCGGCCACCGGCCTGCCGATCGAGAGCCAGACCGTCAGCCAGATGGTCGACAAGCTCGCCGCCATCGAGGAGGGCGCGCGGCTCTACCTGCTGGCGCCCGTGGTGCGCGGCCGCAAGGGCGAGTACCGCAAGGAGATCGCCGAGTGGCAGAAGGCGGGCTTCCAGCGCCTGAAGATCGACGGCGAGTTCTACCCGATCGAGGACGCCCCGGCGCTCGACAAGAAGTTCAAGCACGACATCGACGTCGTCGTGGACCGGCTCGTCGCCAAGCCCGGCCTGGAGAGCCGCTACGCCGACAGCCTGGAGACGGCGCTGCGCCTGGCCGACGGGATCGCGGTCGCCGAATGGGCCGACGTGGCGCCCGGCGAGACCGAGCCCCGCCGGCTGATCTTCTCGGAGAAGTTCGCCTGCCCCGTCTCGGGCTTCACCATCAGCGAGATCGAGCCGCGGCTGTTCTCGTTCAACAACCCCTACGGCGCCTGCCCGGTGTGCGACGGCCTGGGCGCGAAGCTCGCCTTCGACGCCGACATGGTGGTGCCGGACAAGGACAAGAGCCTCCACAAGGGCGCCATCGCCCCCTGGGCCAAGGGCCCCTCGCCGCTCTACACCCAGACCCTGCAGGCGCTCTCGCGCCACTACGGCTTCTCGATGGACGAGCCGTTCTGGAAGCTGCCCGAGGCCGCCCGCAAGGTGATCCTGTTCGGCTCGGGCGACGAGAAGATCCGCTTCATCTACGACGACAACGCCCGCAAGTACGAGGTCAACAAGACCTTCGAGGGCGTGCTGCCGAACCTCGAGCGCCGCTGGCGCGAGACGGATTCCTCCTGGGTGCGCGAGGAACTGGGCCGCTACCAGTCCGAGACGCCGTGCGAGGCCTGCACCGGCTACCGCCTGAAGCCCGAGGCGCTGGCGGTGAAGATCGCCGGCAAGCACATCGGCGAGGTCTCGACGCTCTCGATCCGCCACGCCGGCGAGTGGTTCCAGGCGCTGGACGGCCAGCTCACCGAAAAGCAGATGGAGATCGCCCGGCGGATCCTGAAGGAGATCAACGACCGCTTGCGGTTCCTGGTGAACGTCGGCCTCGACTACCTGAACCTGTCGCGCGGCTCGGGCACCCTGTCGGGCGGCGAGAGCCAGCGCATCCGCCTGGCCAGCCAGATCGGCTCGGGCCTGACCGGCGTGCTCTACGTGCTGGACGAGCCGTCCATCGGCCTGCACCAGCGCGACAACACCCGCCTGCTCACCTCGCTGAAAGGCCTGCGCGACCTCGGCAATTCGGTGCTGGTGGTCGAGCACGACGAGGAGGCGATCCTGACCGCCGACCACGTCATCGACATGGGGCCGGCCGCGGGCGTCCACGGCGGCGAGATCATCGCCCAGGGCAAGCCCGACGACATCATGGCCAACCCCAGGAGCGTCACCGGCCAGTACCTGTCGGGCGCGCGCGAGATCTCGGTGCCGGACCAGCGGCGGCCGTTCTCAAAGAAGAAGATGCTTCGGGTGATCGGCGCCAGCGGCAACAACCTAAAGGCCATCACCGGCGAGATCCCGATCGGGACCTTCACCTGCATCACCGGGGTCTCGGGCGGCGGCAAGTCCACCTTCACCATCGAGACGCTCTACAAGGCCGCCGCCCGCCGGCTGCACAACGCCTCGGACGCCCCCGCGCCCCACGAGCGGATCGAGGGCCTGGAGCACTTCGACAAGGTCATCGACATCGACCAGTCGCCGATTGGGCGCACGCCCCGCTCGAACCCCGCGACCTACACCGGGGCGTTCCAGCCGATCCGGGACTGGTTCGCCGGGCTGCCCGAGGCCAAGGCGCGCGGCTACGGTCCGGGCCGCTTCTCGTTCAACGTGAAGGGCGGGCGCTGCGAAGCCTGCCAGGGCGACGGCCTGATCAAGATCGAGATGCACTTCCTGCCGGACGTCTACGTCACCTGCGACGTCTGCCACGGCCGCCGGTACAACCGCGAAACGCTGGAGGTGATGTTCAAGGGCAAGAACATCGCCGACGTCCTCGACATGACCGTCGAGGAGGCCGCCGACTTCTTCAAGGCCGTGCCGCCGATCCGCGAGAAGATGGAGACGCTGAAGCGCGTCGGCCTGGGCTATGTGAAGGTCGGCCAGCAGGCGACCACCCTGTCCGGCGGCGAGGCGCAGCGCGTGAAGCTGTCGAAGGAGCTGTCGCGCCGGGCGACCGGCAAGACGCTCTACATCCTCGACGAGCCGACCACCGGCCTGCACTTCGAGGACGTGAAGAAGCTGCTGGAGGTGCTCCATGAGCTGGCCGACCAGGGCAACACGGTGGTCGTCATCGAGCACAACCTCGACGTGGTGAAGACCGCCGACTGGATCGTGGACTTCGGCCCCGAAGGCGGCGACGGCGGCGGCGAGATCGTCGCGGCCGGCAGCCCCGAGGACGTGGCCGCCAACCCGCGCAGCTGGACGGGCCGCTACCTGGCCGAACTGCTGGAACGGCACCGCGAACGCTCGGGCGCCCGCAAGAAGGCGCTGGTCGGCGCGTAG
- a CDS encoding glutathione S-transferase family protein has product MKLYGAPTPAPNPRRVRIFLAEKGVELPETPVSLLKGEHKSPEHRSRNSLGQVPTLELDDGTCISETVAICRYFEEVRPEPPLFGRTPVEKALVEMWVRRVEFTVMAPVGAFWRHAHPLTAQLLTQFKEFGESNRDSYAAAQRWLDRELADRAHLAGDDFTVADICLLTTVDFADWIGLPVLDEVPNLRAWRERVAARPSAAA; this is encoded by the coding sequence TTGAAGCTCTATGGCGCGCCGACGCCGGCACCGAACCCCAGGCGGGTGCGGATCTTCCTCGCCGAGAAGGGCGTCGAGCTGCCGGAGACTCCGGTCAGCCTGCTGAAGGGCGAGCACAAGTCGCCCGAGCACCGGTCGCGCAACAGCCTGGGCCAGGTCCCGACCCTGGAGCTGGACGACGGGACCTGCATCTCGGAAACGGTCGCCATCTGCCGCTACTTCGAGGAGGTGCGGCCCGAGCCGCCGCTGTTCGGGCGCACGCCGGTCGAGAAGGCGCTGGTCGAGATGTGGGTGCGCCGCGTGGAGTTCACGGTGATGGCGCCGGTCGGCGCGTTCTGGCGGCACGCCCATCCCCTGACGGCCCAGCTGCTCACCCAGTTCAAGGAGTTCGGCGAGTCGAACCGCGACAGCTATGCCGCCGCGCAGCGGTGGCTGGACCGCGAGCTGGCGGACCGGGCCCACCTGGCGGGCGACGACTTCACCGTCGCCGACATCTGCCTGCTGACGACGGTGGATTTCGCGGACTGGATCGGGCTGCCCGTCCTGGACGAGGTCCCCAACCTGCGAGCCTGGCGCGAGCGGGTCGCGGCCCGCCCCAGCGCCGCCGCCTAG
- the trmFO gene encoding methylenetetrahydrofolate--tRNA-(uracil(54)-C(5))-methyltransferase (FADH(2)-oxidizing) TrmFO, translated as MSMNPIHVVGGGLAGSEAAWQIAEAGVPVVLHEMRPVRRTDAHHTDRLAELVCSNSFRADDWTGNAVGLLHAEMRRLGSIIMSAGDAHQVPAGGALAVDREGFSQAVTERLEAHPLVTIAREEIAGLPPQDWDSVILATGPLTSPALADAVLKLTGEDQLSFFDAIAPIVHFESIDMDVAWRQSRYDKAGPGGDAAAYINCPMTEAQYEAFIDALLAAPKAEFKEWEHVPYFDGCLPIEVMAERGRETLRHGPMKPVGLTNAHRPDEKPHAVVQLRQDNALGTLWNMVGFQTKLKHGAQTEVFRMIPGLEKAVFARLGGLHRNTFINSPRLLDGVLRLKAQPRLRFAGQVTGVEGYVESAAVGLLAGRFAAAERLGRPAVAPPPTTALGGLIGHITGGHLEGGSGSFQPMNINYGLIPPIAPPKRDAEGRRLGAKEKTRIKKRLVGERALADLEAWLSGAQAVAAE; from the coding sequence ATGTCGATGAACCCTATCCATGTCGTGGGCGGCGGCCTGGCCGGCTCGGAAGCCGCCTGGCAGATCGCCGAGGCCGGCGTGCCGGTCGTGCTGCACGAGATGCGCCCGGTGCGCCGCACCGACGCGCACCACACCGACCGCCTCGCCGAGCTGGTCTGCTCGAACTCGTTCCGGGCCGACGACTGGACCGGCAACGCGGTCGGCCTGCTGCACGCCGAGATGCGCCGGCTGGGCTCGATCATCATGTCGGCGGGGGACGCCCACCAGGTGCCGGCCGGCGGCGCGCTGGCCGTGGACCGCGAGGGCTTCTCCCAGGCCGTGACCGAGCGGCTGGAGGCCCATCCGCTGGTGACCATCGCCCGCGAGGAGATCGCCGGCCTGCCGCCGCAGGACTGGGACAGCGTGATCCTGGCCACCGGCCCCCTCACCTCGCCCGCCCTGGCCGACGCGGTGCTGAAGCTGACCGGCGAGGACCAGCTGTCGTTCTTCGACGCCATCGCCCCGATCGTGCACTTCGAGTCCATCGACATGGACGTCGCCTGGCGCCAGTCGCGCTACGACAAGGCCGGGCCCGGCGGCGATGCGGCGGCCTACATCAACTGCCCGATGACCGAGGCGCAGTACGAGGCGTTCATCGACGCCCTGCTGGCCGCCCCGAAGGCCGAGTTCAAGGAGTGGGAGCACGTGCCCTACTTCGACGGCTGCCTGCCGATCGAGGTGATGGCCGAGCGCGGGCGCGAGACCCTGCGCCACGGGCCGATGAAGCCGGTCGGCCTGACCAACGCCCACAGGCCCGACGAGAAGCCCCACGCCGTCGTCCAGCTGCGCCAGGACAACGCCCTGGGGACCCTGTGGAACATGGTGGGCTTCCAGACCAAGCTGAAGCACGGCGCCCAGACCGAGGTGTTCCGGATGATCCCGGGCCTCGAAAAGGCGGTGTTCGCCAGGCTCGGCGGCCTGCACCGCAACACCTTCATCAACAGCCCCCGGCTGCTGGACGGCGTCCTGCGCCTGAAGGCCCAGCCGCGCCTGCGCTTCGCGGGCCAGGTGACGGGCGTGGAGGGCTATGTGGAGAGCGCCGCGGTAGGCCTGCTGGCCGGGCGCTTCGCCGCCGCCGAACGCCTGGGCCGCCCCGCCGTCGCACCGCCGCCGACCACGGCCCTGGGCGGACTGATCGGGCACATCACCGGCGGGCATCTGGAGGGCGGGAGCGGTTCGTTCCAGCCGATGAACATCAACTACGGCCTGATCCCGCCCATCGCTCCGCCCAAGCGCGACGCGGAGGGCCGGCGCCTGGGTGCCAAGGAGAAGACCCGAATCAAGAAGCGGCTGGTGGGCGAGCGGGCCCTGGCCGACCTCGAGGCCTGGCTGAGCGGGGCGCAGGCGGTCGCGGCCGAGTAG
- a CDS encoding squalene/phytoene synthase family protein, whose translation MSDDLEDLDALIRRNDPDRWLSSRFIGERERRADVVAIYAFDHELARAPKVASNALLGEMRLTWWREVLDEVFEGRPVRRHPTAQALAVAVRRRGLPRDLLEAMIDARYRELDASPMDPPEALAWARDTAGRAAELAAMILAPGSDAGPARAAGTAWAMSRRAAAAPVFAGLAAKTLEGARQAVRGLDAQAFAAAAHAALIGRRRSPVGDRLRLILAVARGRI comes from the coding sequence ATGAGCGACGACCTCGAAGACCTCGACGCGCTGATCCGGCGCAACGACCCGGACCGCTGGCTTTCCAGCCGCTTCATCGGCGAGCGCGAGCGGCGGGCGGACGTGGTCGCGATCTACGCCTTCGACCACGAGCTGGCCCGCGCGCCCAAGGTGGCCTCCAACGCGCTGCTGGGCGAGATGCGCCTCACCTGGTGGCGCGAGGTGCTGGACGAGGTGTTCGAGGGCCGTCCCGTCCGCCGCCATCCGACGGCCCAGGCGCTGGCCGTCGCCGTGCGCCGGCGCGGCCTGCCGCGGGACCTGCTGGAGGCGATGATCGACGCCCGCTACCGCGAGCTGGACGCCTCGCCGATGGACCCGCCTGAAGCCCTGGCCTGGGCCCGGGACACCGCCGGACGGGCCGCCGAGCTCGCGGCGATGATCCTGGCGCCCGGGAGCGACGCCGGACCCGCCCGCGCGGCGGGGACCGCCTGGGCCATGTCCCGCCGGGCCGCGGCCGCGCCGGTGTTCGCCGGCCTTGCGGCGAAGACGCTGGAAGGCGCCCGTCAGGCGGTGCGCGGGCTGGACGCCCAGGCCTTCGCGGCCGCCGCTCACGCCGCCCTGATCGGCCGCCGCCGCTCGCCGGTCGGGGACCGGCTGCGCCTGATCCTGGCGGTCGCCCGCGGCCGGATCTGA
- a CDS encoding urate hydroxylase PuuD, with amino-acid sequence MAGLLANLRNTLIVSFILALIIVAGYGMHNAAWDQIFWQGVFRWLHTLAGILWIGLLYYFNFVQIRKMPEIPAELKPGVSKYIAPEALFWFRWAALATWVMGVLLAWNRGFLIEAFTLGAMDGFQVPQHTFIGLGMWLATIMFINVWAFIWPAQKIALGIVDGDADAKAAAGRKAMLFSRINTLLSVPMLVTMTMNQTIFG; translated from the coding sequence ATGGCTGGACTACTCGCCAATCTTCGGAACACGCTGATCGTCAGCTTCATTCTGGCGCTGATCATTGTGGCCGGATACGGCATGCACAATGCAGCCTGGGACCAGATCTTCTGGCAGGGCGTGTTCCGCTGGCTGCACACCCTGGCCGGCATCCTGTGGATCGGGCTGCTCTACTACTTCAACTTCGTCCAGATCCGGAAAATGCCCGAGATCCCGGCCGAGCTTAAGCCGGGCGTCTCGAAGTACATCGCGCCCGAGGCGCTGTTCTGGTTCCGCTGGGCCGCGCTCGCCACCTGGGTGATGGGCGTGCTGCTCGCCTGGAACCGCGGCTTCCTGATCGAGGCGTTCACCCTGGGCGCCATGGACGGCTTCCAGGTCCCGCAGCACACGTTCATCGGCCTGGGGATGTGGCTGGCCACGATCATGTTCATCAACGTCTGGGCGTTCATCTGGCCGGCCCAGAAGATCGCGCTGGGCATCGTGGACGGCGACGCCGACGCCAAGGCCGCGGCGGGCCGCAAGGCCATGCTGTTCTCCCGCATCAACACCCTGCTGTCGGTGCCGATGCTGGTGACCATGACCATGAACCAGACGATCTTCGGCTGA
- a CDS encoding Mth938-like domain-containing protein, with the protein MARNAPTLDAYGDGGFRVGGERRDGSLLIVGDEARSWPVAGLADLTVESLAPVFEAGRAEVEFVLLGVGVRNAQPPRAVREALQKAGIGLEFMDTPAAARLYNVLTAEGRRLAAALIAV; encoded by the coding sequence GTGGCCCGCAACGCCCCCACGCTGGACGCCTACGGCGACGGCGGCTTCCGCGTCGGCGGCGAGCGGCGGGACGGCTCGCTGCTGATCGTGGGCGACGAGGCGCGCAGCTGGCCCGTGGCCGGCCTCGCGGACCTCACCGTCGAATCGCTCGCGCCGGTGTTCGAGGCCGGCCGCGCCGAGGTGGAATTCGTGCTGCTCGGCGTCGGGGTGCGCAACGCCCAGCCGCCGCGGGCGGTCCGCGAGGCGCTGCAGAAGGCCGGCATCGGCCTGGAGTTCATGGACACGCCGGCCGCGGCCCGGCTCTACAACGTCCTCACCGCCGAGGGCCGGCGCCTCGCCGCGGCCCTGATCGCCGTCTGA
- the secF gene encoding protein translocase subunit SecF, with product MWPLIKIIPIKTNFRFVRFAKIAGILSALAVIASLARALMPFEPPCGGLNCGIDFTGGTVIELSTAPQQVDLAAARAAINRLELGDPQVQGFGDGTAAMVRYQPPAGASADQVAEQVRGALTQALGQVTFDAPDVVGAKVSGELFQSGLTALGLAILLMLIYIWFRFELQFGIGAVVGLFHDVILTFGLIAFFQLEFSLNTVAAILTVIGYSMNDTVVVFDRLRENLRKYKRMPLREVIDLSINETLSRTIITGVTAIMALTGLALFGGPTLFDMSIVLIFGIIIGTYSSVYVAAPVILLWGVKRGEEEAEPLKPAGVRP from the coding sequence ATGTGGCCCCTGATCAAGATCATCCCGATCAAGACGAACTTCCGGTTCGTCCGGTTCGCCAAGATCGCCGGGATTCTCTCGGCCCTCGCGGTGATCGCCTCGCTGGCGCGCGCCCTGATGCCGTTCGAGCCGCCCTGCGGCGGCCTGAACTGCGGCATCGACTTCACCGGCGGCACGGTCATCGAGCTGTCGACCGCGCCCCAGCAGGTCGACCTCGCTGCGGCCCGCGCGGCGATCAACCGCCTCGAACTGGGCGACCCCCAGGTGCAGGGCTTCGGCGACGGCACCGCCGCCATGGTCCGCTACCAGCCCCCGGCCGGCGCGAGCGCCGACCAGGTGGCCGAGCAGGTCCGCGGCGCCCTGACCCAGGCGCTGGGCCAGGTGACCTTCGACGCGCCGGACGTGGTGGGCGCCAAGGTCTCGGGCGAGCTCTTCCAGAGCGGCCTGACCGCGCTCGGCCTCGCGATCCTGCTGATGCTGATCTACATCTGGTTCAGGTTCGAGCTGCAGTTCGGCATCGGCGCCGTCGTGGGCCTGTTCCACGACGTCATCCTGACGTTCGGCCTGATCGCCTTCTTCCAGCTCGAGTTCAGCCTGAACACGGTGGCGGCGATCCTGACGGTCATCGGCTACTCGATGAACGACACCGTGGTGGTGTTCGACCGCCTCCGGGAGAACCTGCGCAAGTACAAGCGCATGCCTCTGCGCGAGGTCATCGACCTGTCGATCAACGAGACCCTGTCGCGGACCATCATCACCGGCGTGACCGCGATCATGGCGCTGACGGGTCTGGCGCTCTTCGGCGGACCGACCCTGTTCGACATGTCGATCGTGCTGATCTTCGGCATCATCATCGGCACCTACTCGTCGGTCTATGTCGCCGCCCCGGTGATCCTGCTGTGGGGCGTCAAGCGCGGCGAGGAAGAGGCCGAGCCGCTGAAGCCTGCCGGCGTGCGTCCCTAG
- the secD gene encoding protein translocase subunit SecD: MLTLSRWKVLLVVLSVVLGALLAFPNVVPPETRASLPGFVPKQTLNLGLDLQGGSYLLLEVDTEALRAERLTNTVEDVRTQLREAQIPFTGLGVVNGAVAVRITDPAQVREAQTLLRNTLGAPLAGTVGGRDLTVSTEADQRIRVTFVPEAMQAESARAVEQSIEIIRRRVDELGTREPTIVRQGTNRIVVQAPGESDPERLKNVIGQTAKLTFQMVDEAADLNEAAAGRVPPGSEVLPSDDGAVPFYVVKRRAVVTGEMLTSASAAFHPQTGQPIVEFRFDGQGARRFGDATTQNIGKRFAIVLDKKVISAPRINSAITGGSGYIEGNFTTESANDLAVLLRAGALPAPLNVEEQRTVSAELGADAIKAGQISTVVAFVSVVGFMLLAYGFLFGGISIIALLVNGLLIIAAMSLTQATLTLPGIAGLILTLAMAVDANVLIYERMRDEVRAGRTAIAAMDAGFSRAMTTIVDANLTTLLAALLMFQFGAGPVKGFAWTLSIGVVTSVFTAVLITQVLLALWYRTTRPKTLPIA; the protein is encoded by the coding sequence ATGCTGACCCTCTCGCGCTGGAAGGTTCTCCTCGTCGTCCTGTCGGTCGTGCTGGGGGCGCTGCTCGCGTTTCCCAACGTCGTGCCGCCCGAGACGCGGGCGAGCCTGCCGGGCTTCGTTCCGAAGCAGACCCTGAACCTCGGCCTCGACCTCCAGGGGGGCTCGTACCTCCTGCTCGAGGTCGACACCGAGGCGCTCCGCGCCGAGCGCCTGACCAACACGGTCGAGGACGTCCGAACCCAGCTGCGAGAGGCGCAGATTCCCTTCACCGGCCTTGGGGTGGTCAACGGCGCGGTGGCGGTGCGCATCACCGACCCGGCCCAGGTGCGCGAGGCCCAGACGCTCCTGCGCAACACGCTCGGCGCGCCGCTCGCCGGGACTGTCGGCGGCCGGGACCTGACCGTCTCGACCGAGGCCGACCAGCGCATCCGCGTGACCTTCGTGCCCGAGGCGATGCAGGCCGAATCCGCGCGCGCCGTCGAGCAGTCGATCGAGATCATCCGCCGCCGGGTGGACGAGCTCGGCACGCGCGAGCCGACCATCGTCCGCCAGGGGACCAACCGGATCGTCGTGCAGGCGCCCGGCGAGAGCGATCCCGAGCGGCTGAAGAACGTCATCGGCCAGACCGCCAAGCTGACCTTCCAGATGGTCGACGAGGCCGCCGACCTGAACGAGGCCGCGGCCGGCCGCGTGCCGCCCGGCTCCGAGGTCCTGCCCAGCGACGACGGCGCCGTGCCGTTCTATGTCGTCAAGCGCCGCGCGGTGGTGACGGGCGAGATGCTGACCTCGGCCAGCGCCGCTTTCCACCCCCAGACCGGACAGCCGATCGTCGAGTTCCGCTTCGACGGGCAGGGCGCGCGCCGCTTCGGCGACGCCACCACCCAGAACATCGGCAAGCGCTTCGCGATCGTCCTCGACAAGAAGGTGATCTCGGCGCCGCGGATCAACTCGGCCATCACCGGCGGCTCGGGCTACATCGAGGGCAACTTCACGACCGAATCGGCCAACGACCTGGCCGTCCTGCTGCGCGCCGGCGCCCTGCCGGCGCCGCTGAACGTCGAGGAGCAGCGCACGGTCAGCGCCGAACTCGGCGCCGACGCCATCAAGGCGGGCCAGATCTCCACCGTCGTCGCGTTCGTCTCGGTCGTCGGCTTCATGCTGCTGGCCTACGGCTTCCTGTTCGGCGGCATCTCGATCATCGCCCTGCTGGTCAACGGCCTGCTGATCATCGCCGCCATGAGCCTGACCCAGGCGACGCTGACCCTGCCGGGCATCGCCGGCCTGATCCTGACGCTCGCCATGGCCGTGGACGCCAACGTGCTGATCTACGAGCGCATGCGCGACGAGGTCCGCGCCGGGCGCACCGCCATCGCGGCCATGGACGCCGGCTTCTCCCGGGCCATGACCACCATCGTCGACGCCAACCTGACGACGCTGCTGGCGGCGCTGCTGATGTTCCAGTTCGGCGCCGGCCCGGTGAAGGGCTTCGCCTGGACGCTGTCCATCGGCGTGGTCACCTCGGTGTTCACCGCCGTCCTCATCACCCAGGTTCTGCTGGCCTTGTGGTATCGCACCACGCGGCCCAAGACCCTGCCGATCGCGTAA
- the yajC gene encoding preprotein translocase subunit YajC, which produces MLIQFLPLIALVVLFYFLMIRPQQKRMKLHQQMLGALKRGDTVVLSSGMIGKVVRVEDKEVGVEIATGVTVKVVKSMVADVRAKGEPAAANDAKA; this is translated from the coding sequence ATGCTGATCCAGTTCCTGCCGCTGATCGCGCTGGTCGTCCTGTTCTACTTCCTGATGATCCGGCCGCAGCAGAAGCGGATGAAGCTGCACCAGCAGATGCTGGGCGCTCTGAAGCGCGGCGACACCGTCGTCCTGTCCTCGGGCATGATCGGCAAGGTGGTCCGCGTCGAGGACAAGGAAGTCGGCGTCGAGATCGCCACCGGCGTCACCGTGAAGGTGGTCAAGTCCATGGTCGCCGACGTCCGCGCCAAGGGCGAACCGGCCGCCGCCAACGACGCCAAGGCCTAA
- a CDS encoding ATP-binding protein translates to MDPELKPVLERIADALERLAPPPRTPAAFDGARLFRHDPETGAFHPAPDYPLALDSLVGIDRQKGRVVENLRRFAQGLPFNHVLLWGVRGTGKSSIAKAAFMAVATQTPDLKLVEVDRDQVTALPALFDDLRVRPERFVVLCDDLSFEEGAAAAKALKSALEGGVSGPPANVLFTATSNRRHLMPRGHQEDRGLVAAHEDAEEEVSVSDRFGLWIGFPPMDQATYLAAVSGYAERYGLRTDDLERRALQWAQARGGRSGRVAWQFIRDRAGELGKPLPL, encoded by the coding sequence ATGGACCCCGAGCTGAAACCCGTTCTCGAGCGCATCGCCGACGCCCTCGAACGCCTCGCCCCGCCGCCGCGCACGCCGGCCGCCTTCGACGGCGCGCGGCTGTTCCGCCACGACCCGGAGACGGGCGCCTTCCACCCTGCGCCGGACTATCCCCTCGCCCTCGACAGCCTCGTCGGGATCGACCGCCAGAAAGGCCGCGTGGTCGAGAACCTGCGGCGCTTCGCCCAGGGCCTGCCGTTCAACCACGTCCTGCTCTGGGGCGTGCGGGGCACAGGTAAGAGCTCCATCGCCAAGGCGGCGTTCATGGCCGTGGCGACCCAGACGCCGGACCTGAAGCTGGTGGAGGTGGACCGCGACCAGGTCACCGCCCTGCCCGCGCTGTTCGACGACCTGCGGGTCCGGCCCGAGCGCTTCGTCGTACTGTGCGACGACCTGTCGTTCGAGGAGGGCGCGGCCGCCGCCAAGGCGCTGAAGTCCGCCCTGGAAGGCGGGGTGTCCGGCCCGCCGGCCAATGTGCTGTTCACCGCCACCTCGAACCGCCGTCACCTGATGCCGCGCGGACACCAGGAGGATCGCGGCCTCGTCGCCGCCCACGAGGACGCCGAGGAGGAGGTCAGCGTCTCGGACCGCTTCGGCCTGTGGATCGGCTTCCCGCCGATGGACCAGGCGACCTATCTCGCCGCCGTGAGCGGTTACGCCGAGCGCTACGGCCTGCGGACGGACGACCTCGAGCGCCGGGCCCTGCAGTGGGCCCAGGCCCGCGGCGGCCGCTCGGGCCGGGTCGCCTGGCAGTTCATCCGCGACCGC